A part of Bacillus thuringiensis genomic DNA contains:
- a CDS encoding YozD family protein: MKEIEVVIDTEEIAEFFYEQLIERGYVPKREEIEDLADITFEYLLEKCMIDEVFDEEDE, translated from the coding sequence ATGAAGGAAATTGAAGTCGTAATTGATACGGAAGAGATTGCGGAGTTTTTTTATGAGCAACTAATTGAAAGAGGATACGTCCCAAAACGAGAAGAAATTGAAGATCTCGCAGATATTACATTCGAGTACTTATTAGAGAAATGTATGATTGATGAAGTTTTTGATGAAGAGGATGAGTGA
- a CDS encoding serine/threonine protein kinase — MKWRRILALFDRPLRKNTIVAERYKIESVIGMGSYGVTYVVNDLQINRYKVLKQLRQSKQRYESGRKSFEQEKMILQTLNHHAIPSLYDHFVWEKKSFFVMEYMPGKNFEDYIFLDGYVYTEREVLKILYEILEIVSVFHSKGIIHRDLRIPNILMKENQISIIDFGLAKWKGEGDERATTYEGEQALMREIHFRSDFYALGHFSLFLLYAGYESNEKHEKPWYEELTLEKYNREMLMRMLQIKTPYYENVQDLKKDVAFALERMEVPCFKSF; from the coding sequence ATGAAATGGCGTCGTATACTAGCTTTATTTGATAGACCACTGCGAAAAAATACAATCGTTGCAGAACGTTATAAAATTGAATCAGTAATTGGAATGGGCAGTTATGGGGTTACATATGTCGTTAATGATTTACAAATAAATAGATATAAAGTCTTAAAACAATTAAGACAGAGTAAACAAAGGTATGAGTCTGGTAGAAAATCATTTGAACAAGAGAAAATGATTTTACAAACATTAAATCATCATGCGATTCCTAGTTTATATGATCATTTCGTATGGGAGAAAAAAAGCTTTTTTGTGATGGAATATATGCCTGGTAAAAATTTCGAAGATTATATTTTCCTAGATGGGTATGTATATACAGAACGTGAAGTTTTAAAAATTTTATACGAAATATTAGAAATTGTATCGGTGTTTCATAGTAAAGGTATTATTCACCGAGATTTACGTATTCCGAATATATTAATGAAAGAAAATCAAATTAGTATCATTGATTTTGGATTAGCTAAATGGAAAGGTGAAGGTGACGAACGAGCTACAACTTATGAAGGTGAACAAGCTTTGATGCGAGAAATTCACTTTCGTAGCGATTTTTATGCGCTTGGTCATTTCTCGTTATTTTTATTATATGCAGGCTATGAATCTAATGAAAAACATGAAAAACCATGGTATGAAGAATTAACTTTGGAAAAGTACAACCGTGAAATGCTTATGCGAATGTTACAAATAAAAACGCCGTACTATGAGAATGTACAAGATTTAAAAAAAGATGTAGCTTTTGCTTTAGAAAGGATGGAGGTTCCATGTTTCAAAAGTTTTTAG
- a CDS encoding peptidase yields MEQLKKKICDYIESHEEESVKFLKRLIQEKSVSGDESGAQAIVIEKLRELGLDLDIWEPSFSKMKDHPYFVSPRTSFSDSSNIVATLKGSGDGKSMILNGHIDVVPEGDVNQWDHHPYSGEQIGNRIYGRGTTDMKGGNVALMLAMEAIIESGIELKGDIYFQSVIEEESGGAGTLATILRGYKADGVIIPEPTNMKFFPKQQGSMWFRLHVKGKAAHGGTRYEGVSAIEKSMFVVDHLRKLEEKRNDRITDPLFKGIPIPIPINIGKIEGGSWPSSVPDSLILEGRCGIAPNETIEAAKEEFENWIAELNNVDNWFVENPVEVEWFGARWVPGELEENHELITTLEHNFVEIEGNKPIIEASPWGTDGGLFTQIAGVPTIVFGPGETKVAHYPNEYIEIDKMIAAAKIIACTLLDWCEVKK; encoded by the coding sequence ATGGAGCAATTAAAAAAGAAAATTTGTGATTATATCGAGAGTCATGAAGAGGAAAGCGTAAAATTTTTAAAACGATTAATTCAAGAAAAAAGCGTATCTGGTGATGAAAGTGGTGCGCAGGCAATTGTGATTGAAAAATTACGTGAGCTAGGTTTAGATCTTGATATTTGGGAACCTTCATTTTCTAAAATGAAAGATCATCCTTATTTTGTATCACCACGTACAAGTTTTTCAGATAGCTCGAACATAGTGGCAACTTTAAAAGGAAGTGGCGACGGGAAATCTATGATATTAAATGGGCATATTGATGTCGTACCAGAAGGAGATGTGAATCAGTGGGACCATCACCCTTATAGCGGTGAGCAAATAGGGAATCGTATATATGGTCGTGGAACAACGGATATGAAAGGTGGCAATGTCGCACTGATGCTTGCGATGGAAGCCATTATTGAATCTGGTATTGAATTAAAAGGAGATATTTATTTTCAAAGTGTAATTGAAGAAGAAAGCGGCGGGGCAGGAACATTGGCGACTATATTACGAGGATATAAAGCAGATGGTGTCATTATTCCAGAACCGACAAATATGAAGTTTTTCCCGAAACAACAAGGGTCCATGTGGTTTCGTCTACATGTGAAAGGAAAAGCAGCACACGGTGGTACACGTTATGAAGGAGTAAGTGCAATTGAAAAAAGCATGTTTGTTGTAGATCATTTGAGAAAATTGGAAGAGAAGAGAAATGACCGAATTACAGACCCGTTATTTAAAGGAATCCCGATTCCAATTCCAATTAATATTGGGAAAATTGAAGGCGGGAGCTGGCCAAGTTCTGTTCCTGATTCGTTAATTTTAGAAGGAAGATGTGGTATTGCGCCGAATGAGACTATAGAGGCAGCAAAAGAAGAGTTCGAGAATTGGATCGCTGAATTAAATAATGTGGACAATTGGTTTGTTGAAAATCCCGTAGAAGTAGAATGGTTTGGAGCGAGATGGGTTCCTGGTGAACTAGAAGAAAATCATGAGTTAATTACGACACTCGAGCATAACTTTGTTGAAATCGAAGGGAACAAACCAATTATTGAAGCATCTCCGTGGGGGACTGATGGAGGTTTATTTACACAAATCGCAGGTGTACCAACGATAGTATTTGGTCCAGGAGAGACGAAAGTAGCACATTATCCAAACGAATATATAGAAATTGATAAAATGATAGCTGCCGCAAAAATTATTGCATGCACATTACTAGATTGGTGTGAGGTGAAAAAATGA
- the ablB gene encoding putative beta-lysine N-acetyltransferase — MKYYESFREQTNGYTVEGVLDYFNKRIRVDHYTGNIERIIQTIDELAEKHSFTKCIIKGKGEHVSTWLSFGFLFEATIPHYFQGHDAYFFVKFINDERRNSIHWTEEDTILSGVKAKEVKGNIVPEKFLLRKATEEDAEELAAVFGKVFEVYPTPLNEASYVKQTMKEDDTIYYVYEFEGKIISTASAEMNIKEGNAELTNCATLPEYRKHGFMKSLLIKLEEELQEKSIFCSYTIARSLSFGMNAVFHQLGYTYTGRLANNCYIFDKLEDMNIWVKDLSK; from the coding sequence ATGAAATACTATGAATCTTTTAGAGAACAGACGAATGGCTATACAGTAGAAGGCGTTTTAGATTATTTTAATAAACGTATTCGAGTAGACCACTACACAGGGAATATTGAGAGGATTATCCAAACAATTGACGAATTAGCAGAGAAACATTCTTTCACTAAATGTATTATTAAAGGAAAGGGAGAGCATGTTTCTACATGGCTCTCTTTCGGTTTTTTATTTGAAGCAACAATACCGCATTATTTTCAAGGTCACGATGCATACTTCTTCGTGAAATTTATTAATGATGAAAGACGAAATAGTATTCATTGGACTGAGGAAGATACTATTTTAAGCGGTGTTAAAGCAAAAGAAGTAAAGGGAAACATAGTCCCAGAGAAATTTCTATTAAGAAAAGCGACAGAAGAGGATGCGGAAGAATTAGCAGCTGTCTTTGGAAAAGTATTTGAAGTGTATCCGACACCTTTAAACGAAGCGAGTTATGTAAAACAAACGATGAAGGAAGACGATACAATATACTATGTGTACGAATTCGAGGGGAAAATAATTAGTACAGCATCTGCAGAAATGAATATAAAAGAAGGAAATGCAGAATTAACGAATTGTGCTACTTTACCCGAATATCGTAAGCATGGGTTTATGAAAAGTTTACTAATTAAGTTAGAAGAAGAACTGCAAGAAAAATCGATTTTCTGCTCCTATACAATTGCTCGATCGCTTTCTTTCGGAATGAATGCGGTCTTTCATCAGTTAGGTTATACGTATACAGGAAGACTGGCGAACAATTGCTACATTTTCGATAAGTTGGAAGATATGAATATATGGGTGAAAGATTTGTCTAAATAG
- a CDS encoding cation diffusion facilitator family transporter, translated as MDTLSHKEADKGAIVSIMAYIFLSSMKIIISYITLSSALRADGLNNLTDIGASLAILIGLKISRKPRDPDHPYGHSRAEQIASLVASFIMATVGLEVVISAIQSFFNPKQAAPNVLAAWVALFSAGVMYFVYLYTKKIAARTNSKSLEAAAKDNLSDALVSIGTVVGIVGSQFQMPILDPIAALIVGLIICKTAWEIFVEASHMLTDGIDPDKMEEYTDAIEHIGGVENIVDIRARMYGNQTYVDITIEVDARMDVGESHCITDNIEAMLRKKFGIYHAHIHVEPMEKEPIMT; from the coding sequence ATGGATACTCTTTCTCATAAAGAAGCTGATAAAGGTGCAATTGTCAGCATTATGGCCTACATATTTTTATCCTCTATGAAAATCATCATCAGTTATATTACCCTCTCTAGCGCATTACGTGCTGACGGTTTAAATAACTTAACGGATATCGGTGCTTCTTTAGCGATATTAATTGGTCTAAAAATCTCTCGTAAACCTCGTGACCCAGATCATCCTTATGGGCATTCGCGCGCAGAACAAATTGCATCACTTGTTGCTTCTTTTATTATGGCAACGGTCGGTTTAGAAGTTGTTATTAGTGCCATTCAATCTTTTTTTAATCCGAAACAAGCAGCGCCTAATGTACTTGCTGCATGGGTAGCCTTATTTTCTGCTGGCGTTATGTATTTTGTGTATTTGTATACGAAAAAGATTGCAGCACGCACAAATAGTAAATCATTAGAAGCCGCTGCGAAGGATAATTTATCAGATGCTCTCGTGAGTATCGGTACAGTAGTAGGTATTGTCGGTTCGCAGTTCCAAATGCCCATTTTAGATCCTATTGCTGCTTTAATTGTCGGCCTTATTATTTGTAAAACTGCATGGGAGATTTTCGTAGAAGCTTCTCATATGTTAACGGATGGAATCGATCCAGATAAGATGGAAGAGTACACTGATGCTATTGAACATATTGGTGGCGTGGAAAACATCGTAGATATTCGCGCTCGTATGTATGGGAATCAAACGTACGTTGATATTACAATCGAGGTAGATGCTCGTATGGATGTTGGTGAAAGTCATTGTATTACTGACAACATCGAGGCTATGCTTCGGAAAAAGTTTGGCATTTACCATGCACACATTCATGTTGAACCAATGGAAAAAGAACCTATTATGACATAG
- a CDS encoding YozE family protein, which produces MKKTFYHYMMKHRAALFRNEISDLAEAMYDDLSFPKQSDDYDEISSYLELSGMLESMSIFDEAWDLYIQER; this is translated from the coding sequence TTGAAAAAGACATTTTACCACTATATGATGAAGCATCGTGCAGCTTTATTTAGAAATGAAATTTCAGATTTAGCAGAGGCGATGTATGATGATTTAAGTTTTCCGAAGCAATCTGATGACTATGATGAAATTAGTTCATACTTAGAATTGAGCGGAATGCTAGAAAGTATGTCTATATTTGATGAAGCTTGGGATTTATACATACAAGAGAGATAA
- a CDS encoding phosphatase PAP2 family protein, translating into MKRYRHLYLLSFTLLICFVVLSLSYHTACIEKFDNIVAHFIQSFRNDYLTAYFTWMSFIGSKRIYFPLLIILVMYFLVRKKLLSALLLTINYYGSRYLNSMLKLWYERARPDVTQLVTATGYSFPSGHTMNATAFLGFIAYVTITEERITLHKKLLIIFIASFVVLSISVSRIYLGVHYPSDILAGWAAGGSWLVLCVIFHKTFIKKEPMS; encoded by the coding sequence GTGAAACGATATCGACATTTATACTTGTTAAGTTTTACGCTACTCATTTGTTTTGTCGTATTATCACTTTCGTATCATACCGCTTGTATTGAGAAATTTGACAATATAGTCGCGCATTTTATTCAAAGTTTTCGAAACGATTACTTGACAGCCTACTTTACTTGGATGTCTTTTATCGGTTCCAAAAGAATATATTTTCCTTTACTCATTATTCTTGTAATGTATTTTCTCGTTAGAAAAAAGTTGCTTAGTGCATTACTTCTAACAATTAATTATTATGGATCTCGTTATTTAAACAGTATGCTTAAACTATGGTACGAACGAGCAAGACCTGATGTAACGCAGCTTGTTACGGCAACTGGATATAGTTTTCCGAGCGGTCATACGATGAATGCTACTGCTTTTTTAGGATTTATTGCATACGTCACCATTACTGAAGAACGAATTACATTGCATAAAAAATTGTTGATTATTTTTATAGCGAGCTTTGTTGTATTATCTATTTCAGTTAGCCGAATATATCTTGGCGTGCACTATCCATCAGACATATTAGCAGGATGGGCAGCTGGGGGTAGCTGGCTCGTTTTATGTGTTATATTTCATAAAACGTTCATTAAAAAAGAACCTATGTCATAA
- a CDS encoding YokU family protein — MNCMWCDSTEAKESLNTVYWELPDGTKAIEIQETPCISCSSCGMDYQADQTVKEIEDQLFLIYTKDLPKQLTYEELMGRPRLLKRNYFDF; from the coding sequence ATGAATTGTATGTGGTGTGACAGTACAGAAGCGAAAGAAAGCTTGAATACTGTATATTGGGAATTACCAGATGGTACGAAAGCCATTGAAATCCAAGAGACACCATGCATTTCTTGTTCCTCATGCGGTATGGACTATCAAGCAGATCAAACAGTGAAAGAAATAGAAGATCAATTGTTTCTAATTTATACGAAAGATTTACCAAAACAACTAACATATGAAGAATTAATGGGAAGACCACGTCTATTAAAAAGAAATTATTTCGATTTTTAA
- a CDS encoding sporulation protein, whose translation MFQKFLASVGIGNAKVDTVLEKDEYIVGEEILGKVHITGGSVGQQIESIYLTLSTSYVREVDDKKVTATYDLERVRLTEPFSVEPNEKKEIPFSFIMPVETPLTLGMKTVWVHTGLDIKRSIDPSDRDYIQVLPNVLLNSVLESVNQLGFKSRHIECEELPYRLRKQVPFAQEFEFVPVSGEYYGKLDELELLILPSAYNRLEIIMEVDRKSRGLAGLFAEALDLDEKVIRFTVTNEDIPAMKEKINNYIF comes from the coding sequence ATGTTTCAAAAGTTTTTAGCAAGCGTTGGTATTGGTAATGCAAAAGTGGATACAGTTCTTGAAAAAGATGAGTATATTGTTGGAGAAGAGATACTAGGGAAGGTTCATATAACTGGTGGTTCAGTTGGCCAACAAATTGAAAGCATTTACTTAACGTTATCAACATCGTATGTACGAGAAGTGGATGATAAAAAAGTAACAGCAACATATGATTTAGAGCGAGTTCGTTTAACAGAACCTTTTTCTGTTGAGCCGAATGAAAAAAAAGAAATTCCATTTTCATTTATAATGCCAGTTGAAACGCCGCTTACACTTGGAATGAAAACAGTTTGGGTGCATACAGGCCTTGATATTAAACGCAGTATAGATCCGAGTGATCGTGATTACATTCAAGTGTTGCCAAATGTATTATTAAATAGTGTGTTAGAGAGTGTAAATCAATTAGGTTTTAAATCGCGTCATATAGAATGTGAAGAATTACCGTATCGATTACGTAAGCAAGTTCCATTTGCACAAGAATTCGAGTTTGTGCCTGTTTCCGGAGAGTATTATGGGAAATTAGATGAACTAGAATTATTAATCTTGCCAAGCGCTTACAATCGCTTAGAGATTATTATGGAAGTAGACAGAAAATCTCGTGGATTAGCAGGTTTATTTGCAGAAGCGCTTGATCTTGACGAGAAAGTGATTCGCTTTACAGTAACGAATGAAGATATTCCAGCGATGAAAGAAAAAATTAACAATTATATTTTTTAA
- the ablA gene encoding lysine 2,3-aminomutase: MLHDVYKPNRHWKDIELWKDVTEEQWNDWVWQLTNTIKTLDDLKKVINLTPEEEEGVKISTKTIPLNITPYYAWLMNPDDPRCPIRMQSVPISEELYKTKYDLEDPLHEDEDSPVPGLTHRYPDRVLFLVTNQCSMYCRYCTRRRFSGQIGMGVPKKQLDDAIGYIRDTPQVRDVLISGGDGLLINDKILEYVLKNLREIPHVEIIRIGTRAPVVFPQRITENLCNIIKKYHPVWLNTHFNTSIEITEESKKACEMLANAGVPIGNQAVILAGINDSVPIMKKLMHDLVKIRVRPYYIYQCDLSEGIGHFRAPVSKGLEIIEGLRGHTSGYAVPTFVVDAPGGGGKIALQPNYLISQSADKVVLRNFEGVITTYPEPESYIPGRAEGYFKEIYPNYEEKRSDVGIAGLMSDKKFNLVPDDLQRMSRRKDYEDNDTHASLKDKRDKRDQLKDKKYQSQMAKLEENDKKNEGDAV; encoded by the coding sequence ATGTTACATGATGTATACAAACCAAATCGTCACTGGAAGGATATCGAATTATGGAAAGATGTTACTGAAGAGCAATGGAATGATTGGGTTTGGCAATTAACGAATACGATCAAAACGTTAGATGACTTAAAGAAAGTGATTAACTTAACACCTGAAGAAGAAGAGGGTGTTAAAATTTCAACGAAAACGATCCCGTTAAACATTACACCGTACTATGCTTGGTTAATGAATCCTGATGATCCACGCTGTCCGATTCGGATGCAATCTGTACCGATCTCGGAAGAGTTATATAAAACAAAATATGATTTAGAAGATCCGCTTCATGAAGATGAAGATTCACCAGTTCCAGGGCTAACGCATCGTTATCCAGACCGCGTATTATTCTTAGTAACGAATCAATGTTCTATGTATTGTCGTTACTGTACACGCCGTCGTTTTAGTGGACAAATTGGAATGGGTGTGCCGAAGAAACAATTAGATGATGCAATTGGTTACATTCGTGATACACCACAAGTACGAGATGTATTAATTTCTGGTGGTGACGGTCTTCTTATTAACGATAAAATTTTAGAATATGTATTAAAAAATTTACGAGAGATTCCGCATGTCGAGATTATTCGTATCGGAACAAGAGCGCCGGTAGTATTCCCGCAGCGTATTACAGAAAACTTATGTAACATTATTAAAAAATACCATCCAGTATGGCTGAATACACATTTCAATACTTCTATTGAAATTACAGAAGAGTCGAAAAAAGCATGTGAAATGCTAGCGAATGCTGGTGTTCCAATCGGAAACCAAGCAGTAATTTTAGCTGGTATTAACGACAGCGTTCCAATTATGAAAAAACTGATGCATGACTTAGTAAAAATCCGTGTACGTCCATACTATATTTATCAATGTGACTTATCTGAAGGTATTGGTCATTTCCGTGCACCAGTATCTAAAGGTCTTGAAATTATTGAAGGTTTACGCGGTCATACATCTGGTTATGCGGTTCCAACATTCGTTGTGGATGCACCAGGAGGAGGCGGCAAAATTGCGCTTCAACCAAACTATTTAATTTCGCAAAGCGCAGATAAAGTTGTGCTTCGGAACTTTGAAGGTGTTATTACAACGTATCCAGAGCCAGAGAGCTATATCCCAGGAAGAGCAGAAGGGTACTTTAAAGAAATCTATCCAAACTACGAAGAAAAACGTTCAGATGTTGGTATCGCAGGTCTTATGAGTGATAAGAAATTTAACCTTGTTCCAGACGACTTACAGCGTATGAGCCGTCGTAAAGACTATGAAGATAATGACACTCATGCATCACTAAAAGATAAACGTGATAAGCGCGATCAACTTAAAGATAAAAAGTATCAATCACAAATGGCTAAATTAGAAGAAAATGACAAAAAAAATGAGGGTGATGCAGTATGA
- a CDS encoding DUF3930 family protein, whose amino-acid sequence MEYQYEVEQEVGQTKEEFMHEDQWADSLIKWLFIFLIIVGIPYTAYVVVQFILSF is encoded by the coding sequence ATGGAATACCAATATGAGGTAGAGCAAGAAGTTGGGCAAACAAAAGAAGAGTTCATGCATGAAGATCAATGGGCAGACTCTCTTATTAAATGGCTTTTTATTTTTTTAATAATTGTAGGCATACCTTATACTGCATATGTTGTTGTTCAATTCATTCTCTCTTTCTAG
- the atoD gene encoding acetate CoA-transferase subunit alpha → MTTITNTFGKLKEIEEVISLFHDDMTLMFGGFGGIGSPPSLIQAILEKGVTNLNLIGNDTGFPDVGIGRLVTNERVKSLITSHIGSNPNAGRQLNEGRLQIEFSPQGTLAERIRAGGVGLGGVLVDVGVDTIVEEGKRTVEMNGKTYLVETALTAEVAIVYAKKADPFGNLVFDKSARNMNPHVAMAGDITIVEAEEIVPLGSLDPEEIVVPGVFVNYIVPSEGVNWKWVWA, encoded by the coding sequence ATGACAACTATTACGAATACATTCGGTAAATTAAAAGAGATAGAGGAAGTAATTTCTTTGTTCCACGATGATATGACATTAATGTTTGGGGGATTTGGGGGGATTGGATCCCCTCCATCTTTAATACAGGCGATTTTAGAAAAAGGAGTTACAAATTTAAATTTAATAGGAAATGACACGGGATTTCCTGATGTAGGAATCGGTCGTCTTGTTACGAATGAAAGAGTAAAATCATTAATTACTTCACATATTGGTTCAAATCCAAATGCAGGAAGACAGCTAAACGAAGGAAGGTTACAAATCGAGTTTTCTCCTCAAGGAACATTAGCAGAGCGTATTCGCGCTGGTGGTGTAGGACTTGGAGGCGTATTAGTTGATGTAGGTGTTGATACGATTGTAGAAGAGGGAAAGCGTACAGTTGAAATGAATGGTAAGACGTATTTAGTTGAAACAGCATTAACTGCTGAGGTTGCGATTGTATATGCGAAAAAAGCGGATCCATTTGGTAATCTTGTGTTTGATAAAAGCGCTCGTAACATGAATCCTCACGTAGCTATGGCAGGGGATATAACGATTGTAGAAGCAGAAGAAATCGTCCCACTTGGGAGTTTAGATCCAGAAGAAATTGTTGTCCCAGGAGTATTTGTAAATTATATCGTACCGTCGGAAGGAGTGAATTGGAAATGGGTATGGGCGTAG
- the rocR gene encoding arginine utilization transcriptional regulator RocR, with amino-acid sequence MTLLAVSTQEVIEAILGSIDEAIHAVDENGITIFYNTVAAKHDGSKIDKVLGKHLLEAFPSLSRETSTLMKVLDTKKPIVHQVQHYQNLNGEDICTVNTTLPIFIDGNIAGAVEIAKDYSTVQKLTDTIVDLQSKIKRSSRKKAIKKHVAFETIVTDDARFKQTKELAQKVAPTDANVLIYGETGTGKELFVQAIHEASKRKNKPFIAQNCAALPESLLESLLFGTTKGSYTGAIERAGLFELVDGGTLFLDELNSMPLDLQAKMLRVLEDGVIRRIGDNKTRKVDVRVITAMNQPPEVCLRENKIRTDLYYRLNVFSLYIPPLRERTEDVLLLASYFLNEYNKSYKKGVLQMDKEAKERLQAYQWPGNVRELKHTIEHAVIIAEGDTLTADCLPRTFRKEKLPKKKSILPLREALHQTEKELIDQALIETEGNILQAAKMLGIPRQTLQYKLSKYDKTAE; translated from the coding sequence ATGACATTGCTAGCAGTTTCGACACAAGAAGTCATTGAAGCGATTTTGGGCAGTATTGATGAGGCTATACACGCAGTAGATGAAAATGGTATTACAATTTTCTATAATACTGTAGCTGCAAAACACGATGGGTCAAAAATCGACAAAGTGTTAGGTAAACATTTGTTAGAAGCGTTTCCCTCTTTATCTAGGGAAACAAGTACGTTAATGAAAGTGTTAGATACAAAAAAACCAATTGTTCATCAAGTTCAGCATTATCAAAATTTAAATGGGGAAGACATTTGTACAGTAAATACGACGTTACCTATTTTTATAGATGGAAATATTGCTGGAGCTGTTGAAATTGCAAAAGATTATTCCACAGTTCAAAAACTTACGGATACAATTGTAGATTTGCAGTCAAAAATAAAGCGGTCATCTAGAAAAAAAGCAATCAAAAAGCATGTTGCATTTGAGACGATCGTGACGGATGACGCTCGGTTTAAACAGACGAAAGAATTAGCACAAAAAGTAGCGCCAACTGATGCAAATGTTTTAATATATGGGGAAACAGGGACAGGGAAAGAGTTATTTGTACAAGCGATTCATGAAGCTTCTAAACGGAAGAACAAGCCATTTATTGCACAAAACTGCGCAGCTTTGCCAGAGTCGCTATTAGAAAGTTTATTGTTCGGAACGACGAAAGGTAGCTATACTGGGGCAATTGAACGAGCGGGATTATTTGAACTTGTAGATGGTGGGACATTGTTTTTAGACGAACTGAATTCAATGCCTCTCGATTTACAAGCGAAAATGCTACGTGTATTAGAAGATGGTGTTATTCGTCGAATTGGTGATAATAAGACGAGAAAAGTAGATGTTCGCGTTATTACCGCAATGAATCAGCCACCAGAAGTATGTTTAAGAGAAAATAAAATTCGTACTGATTTATATTATCGATTAAATGTCTTTTCATTATATATTCCGCCGCTACGTGAAAGAACTGAGGATGTCTTATTATTAGCGTCTTATTTTTTGAACGAATATAATAAAAGTTATAAAAAAGGTGTACTTCAAATGGATAAGGAAGCGAAAGAAAGACTACAAGCTTATCAATGGCCTGGCAATGTTCGGGAGCTAAAACATACGATTGAACATGCCGTCATTATTGCAGAAGGGGATACACTAACAGCCGATTGTTTACCGCGTACATTTCGGAAAGAGAAGCTGCCAAAGAAGAAGAGCATATTGCCACTTAGAGAAGCACTTCATCAAACGGAAAAGGAATTAATAGATCAAGCGTTAATTGAAACGGAAGGGAATATATTACAAGCTGCAAAAATGTTAGGTATCCCTCGCCAAACGCTGCAATATAAACTGAGTAAGTACGACAAAACCGCCGAATAA
- a CDS encoding CoA transferase subunit B has protein sequence MGMGVEVRDKIARRAAKEIQNGMIVNLGIGIPSLVPNHLPDDINVMFHAENGIVGMGPTPRKGNEDENLCNAAGLPTSLITGASYFDSCTAFGMIRKGLLDITILGSLQVSENGDLANWIVPGKRVPGIGGAMDLAQKAKRVVVVMNHVDKYGNAKIVSECTLPLTSKKCVDLIITDMAVMEVTQGGLVLQELMSPYTVEDIKQHTEADFKIGSNLLVIE, from the coding sequence ATGGGTATGGGCGTAGAAGTGAGAGATAAGATTGCTAGGCGCGCGGCGAAAGAAATACAAAATGGTATGATTGTAAATTTAGGTATTGGTATACCATCGCTTGTACCGAATCATCTTCCTGACGATATAAACGTTATGTTTCATGCGGAAAATGGAATTGTAGGTATGGGACCTACGCCAAGAAAAGGGAATGAAGACGAAAATTTATGTAACGCAGCAGGTTTACCGACTTCTCTTATTACAGGAGCGAGTTATTTTGATAGTTGCACAGCGTTTGGAATGATTCGAAAAGGTTTATTAGACATAACGATTCTTGGTTCATTACAAGTAAGTGAGAATGGTGATTTAGCGAACTGGATTGTACCAGGAAAACGCGTTCCAGGAATTGGGGGAGCGATGGATTTGGCACAAAAAGCGAAGCGGGTCGTTGTTGTGATGAATCATGTCGATAAATACGGAAATGCAAAAATTGTTTCGGAGTGTACATTACCATTAACTTCAAAGAAATGTGTAGATTTAATTATTACGGATATGGCAGTTATGGAAGTGACGCAGGGTGGACTCGTTTTACAAGAATTAATGAGCCCATACACAGTGGAAGATATAAAACAACATACAGAAGCTGATTTTAAAATTGGCTCTAACTTACTAGTAATCGAATGA